In Tripterygium wilfordii isolate XIE 37 chromosome 15, ASM1340144v1, whole genome shotgun sequence, one DNA window encodes the following:
- the LOC120017156 gene encoding nucleobase-ascorbate transporter 6-like → MAGGGAAPAKVEEPQGHPPKDQLPNISYCITSPPPWPEAILLGFQHYLVMLGTTVLIPTALVPQMGGGNEEKAKVIQTLLFVAGINTLLQTLFGTRLPAVIGGSYTFVPTTISIILAGRFSDPSESDPVERFKRIMRAIQGSLIVASTLQIVLGFSGLWRNIARFLSPLSVTPLIALVGFGLYELGFPGVAKCVEIGLPELIILVFISQYLPHVLHSGRPFFDRFAVIFSVVIVWIYAHLLTVGGAYNDKPPKTQISCRTDRAGLIDAAPWIRVPYPFQWGAPSFDAGEAFAMMMASFVALVESTGAFLAVSRYASATMFPSSILSRGVGWQGVGILFSGLFGTVNGSSVSVENAGLIALTRVGSRRVVQISAGFMIFFSILGKFGAVFASIPAPIIAALYCVFFAYVGVGGLSFLQFCNLNTFRTKFILGFSVFMGLSVAQYFNEYTAINGYGPVHTSERWFNDMINVPFSSEAFVAGILAYFLDNTLHKKDGAIRKDRGLHWWDKFKNFKGDSRSEEFYSLPFNLNKYFPSV, encoded by the exons ATGGCAGGAGGAGGAGCAGCTCCAGCAAAGGTAGAGGAACCACAGGGTCATCCACCAAAGGATCAGCTACCCAACATTTCTTATTGCATTACAAGTCCACCTCCATGGC CGGAGGCTATCCTTCTTGGATTCCAACATTACCTTGTGATGCTGGGCACAACTGTTCTCATTCCCACTGCGCTTGTTCCGCAAATGGGGGGTGGCAAT GAGGAGAAGGCGAAGGTTATCCAGACACTACTTTTCGTTGCTGGTATCAACACACTTCTGCAAACTTTATTTGGGACGCGACTACCTGCAGTTATTGGAGGGTCTTATACCTTTGTACCAACTACGATTTCGATTATCCTTGCTGGTCGATTTAGTGATCCCTCGGAGTCAGACCCTGTAGAG AGATTTAAGAGGATAATGCGAGCAATACAGGGTTCCCTTATTGTTGCTTCAACTCTTCAGATTGTCCTTGGTTTCAGTGGCCTTTGGCGTAATATTGCAAG GTTTCTGAGTCCGCTGTCAGTAACCCCATTGATTGCTCTGGTTGGTTTTGGGCTGTATGAATTGGGTTTTCCTGGC GTTGCCAAATGCGTGGAGATTGGACTGCCTGAGCTTATCATATTAGTGTTCATTTCGCAG TACCTGCCTCACGTTTTACACTCGGGAAGACCTTTCTTTGACCGTTTTGCTGTCATATTTTCTGTGGTGATTGTGTGGATATATGCTCATCTTCTGACTGTCGGTGGGGCCTATAATGATAAACCACCAAAGACACAGATAAGCTGTCGTACTGATCGTGCTGGACTTATAGATGCTGCGCCATG GATTAGAGTTCCTTATCCATTTCAATGGGGAGCTCCTTCATTTGATGCTGGTGAAGCCTTTGCCATGATGATGGCTTCCTTTGTTGCTCTTGTTGAG TCCACAGGTGCTTTTCTTGCGGTTTCAAGGTATGCTAGTGCAACTATGTTCCCATCTTCTATTCTGAGCCGTGGTGTTGGTTGGCAG GGTGTTGGCATTTTGTTCTCTGGGTTGTTTGGAACTGTTAATGGATCCTCTGTATCTGT GGAGAATGCTGGTCTTATAGCCTTGACACGTGTTGGCAGCCGAAGAGTTGTCCAAATCTCTGCTGGGTTTAtgattttcttctccattcttg GAAAATTTGGAGCTGTATTTGCTTCAATTCCCGCACCTATTATTGCCGCTCTGTACTGCGTTTTCTTTGCTTATGTGG GTGTTGGAGGCCTTAGCTTTCTTCAATTCTGTAATCTCAACACCTTCCGAACAAAGTTCATATTAGGCTTCTCTGTGTTCATGGGCTTGTCTGTTGCACAGTACTTCAACGAATATACTGCAATCAATGGATATGGTCCGGTGCATACCAGTGAGAGATGG TTTAACGATATGATAAACGTGCCCTTTTCCTCGGAAGCTTTTGTTGCCGGGATCTTGgcctatttcttggacaacaCCTTGCATAAGAAGGACGGTGCGATCAGGAAAGACAGGGGTTTACACTGGTGGGACAAGTTCAAAAACTTCAAAGGCGATTCAAGGAGCGAAGAGTTCTACTCCTTGCCCTTCAATCTAAACAAGTATTTCCCATCTGTGTGA
- the LOC120015867 gene encoding uncharacterized protein LOC120015867 translates to MRGREGEERKRGLHMWIGPLPSTPSVAGDGSSSSLFSSPRNSFSKDGRKISVGDCALFKPPQDSPPFIGIIRSLTSSKEKNLRLGVNWLYRPGEVKLGKGILLEAAPNEIFYSFHRDEIPAASLLHPCKVAFLPKGVELSSGICSLVCRRVYDITNKCLWWLTDQDFIDERQEEINQLLYKTRVEMHATVQPGGRSPKQINGPTPTSQLKPGSDTIQNSASSFPSQVKGKKRERGDQSSDPVKRDRSIKNDDGDSGNGRADGILKSEIAKITEKGGLVDSEGVEKLVQLMLPQRNEKKIDLVGRSILASVVAATDKLDCLNKFVQHKGLPVFDGWLQEVHKGKIGDGNSPKDSDKSVEEFLLVLLRALDKLPVNLDALQMCNIGKSVNHLRSHKNMEIQKKARSLVDTWKKRVEAEIDAKSGSNPAVPWSARPRIREISHAANRQSSGTSEVAVKNSLTQLSASKPASVKLVQGDATTTPASASLESMRTAQSPVYASTDAKDGQSRNAAAAGASDIPLMVARDDKSSSSGGQSHTNSQSCSGDRAKSGGAFGKEDARSSTAGSITVSKITVGSSRNRKSVNGFPGTALSGVQREAVSSRSSVNRNPTEKVLQSTLTCEKAFDEPLVENTTQKLIVKIPNRVNSPVQSASGGSFEDPSCMNGRATSPVLLEKNCQFDRNFKDKDDANRANGPFDVNNESWQSNDFKDVLTSSNEEDPSPAAVPEEECCRAVDDCKKLTEVSRDGSSPSGNEQKSGKLNDTSFSSINALVDSCVNYSEANASVPAGDDVGMNLLASVAEEMSKSEVISPSNSPQQNNLSLDNSSTGHVSKLKSSAGDNLAQDGSLSPDGPCDQEKHWPRFADGKTASLFSHGNSTKEVNGHSNSSDMDWHQTVDPCAENDGKMKETGATASITGPYLSSVEKALKGEGSGEPKEESAGLEVIIDRGIDTKLEASSSLLMEEKLDVSSLDFKPVAVEGSSLYQSLEIDGDRKNVAEGLSSIMQTEQKPYSMMTSSEAVKGGDEELSHPSGSGQDMNDAEKCNEEKTEEMEINAGSHVNSCQKQSTAPDEHADLSLEHCTGADGGSPIIDNKGEHLSESVEGNDASDLQGGRPAPPKPEAERGVGSKGSKLIAGGNNEAEECMSASADGSSLSATGRVNVDAKVEFDLNEGFNPDDSKYGNTNNSLSPSCSASIPLISPFPFAVSSVSSGLPSLITVAAAAKGPFVPPEDLLRSKGELGWKGSAATSAFRPAEPRKVLDMRLGLTSVSLPDPTVGRPNRPLLDFDLNVPDERIIEDLACQSSAQGTGSVQGLTNSCDMAGELIGSCPSRASGGLDLDLNRVDEAVDMGNSLTSSGHRVEFTLPPVKSSSADFLKGEGNTCRDFDLNDGPAVDEMGAEPSPFSQRARNSVPSQPPAPVLRMNNHIGNISTWFTPSNTYPAVSIPPILPEREQSFPMIAPVGPQRIVAPTNSSTPFSPDVYRGPVLSSSPAAPFPSTPFQYPVFPFGTSYPLPSATFPGGSTAQVDSSSGGRIWFPIVHSQLLGPPGAVPSNYPRPYVVTLADGSHCSGADSSRKWGGQGLDLNAGPLVPDIEGREDMTSIGPRQLSVASSQALVEEHAQFYQVAGGSALKRKEPDGGWEGYRQSSWR, encoded by the exons ATGCGTGGACGGGAAGGTGAGGAGAGGAAACGGGGTCTGCACATGTGGATTGGACCTTTGCCCAGCACTCCGAGTGTAGCTGGTGATGGTTCTTCTTCGTCTTTGTTTTCCTCTCCGCGTAATTCGTTTTCCAAG GACGGACGCAAGATAAGTGTTGGTGACTGTGCTCTCTTCAAACCACCTCAGGATTCCCCACCTTTCATTGGAATAATTCGCTCACTGACTTCGAGTAAAGAGAAAAATTTAAGGCTAGGAGTGAATTGGCTTTATCGACCTGGTGAAGTAAAGCTTGGCAAAGGCATCCTGTTGGAAGCTGCGCCCAACGAgatattttattcttttcacAGGGATGAAATCCCTGCTGCATCCTTACTTCATCCGTGTAAAGTTGCTTTCCTTCCGAAAGGTGTTGAACTTTCGTCAGGGATTTGTTCACTTGTGTGCCGGCGTGTTTATGACATTACAAACAAGTGTTTATGGTGGCTAACTGATCAAGACTTTATTGAT GAACGGCAGGAAGAAATAAATCAATTATTGTATAAGACTCGTGTGGAAATGCATGCAACAGTGCAGCCTGGCGGCCGTTCTCCAAAGCAAATTAATGGCCCAACACCAACATCACAGCTGAAACCTGGTTCTGATACCATACAAAACAGTGCTTCCTCCTTTCCTTCTCAAGTTAAGGGAAAGAAAAGGGAGCGGGGAGATCAGAGCTCTGATCCTGTCAAACGAGATCGTTCAATCAAAAATGATGATGGAGACTCTGGCAATGGCAGAGCAGATGGCATCTTAAAGTCTGAGATTgctaaaattacagaaaaaggaGGGCTTGTGGATTCTGAGGGGGTAGAGAAGTTGGTGCAACTCATGCTCCCCcaaagaaatgagaaaaaaatagaCTTGGTTGGGCGTTCGATACTTGCTAGTGTTGTAGCAGCCACAGATAAGTTGGATTGCTTAAATAAGTTTGTGCAGCACAAGGGCTTGCCTGTATTTGATGGATGGCTCCAGGAGGTCCATAAAGGCAAGATTGGTGATGGTAATAGCCCCAAGGATAGTGATAAATCTGTCGAGGAGTTTCTACTTGTTTTACTCCGTGCCCTAGATAAGCTTCCTGTTAATCTTGATGCCCTACAGATGTGTAACATTGGCAAATCTGTGAATCATCTACGTTCGCATAAGAACATGGAAATTCAGAAGAAAGCAAGGAGTTTAGTTGATACTTGGAAGAAACGTGTTGAAGCTGAGATAGATGCAAAGTCGGGTTCAAATCCAGCTGTGCCCTGGTCGGCAAGACCTCGTATTCGTGAAATATCTCATGCGGCAAACAGACAGTCAAGTGGAACTTCTGAGGTTGCTGTAAAGAATTCACTTACACAGCTTTCGGCTTCTAAACCAGCTTCAGTTAAGCTTGTTCAGGGTGATGCTACTACCACGCCTGCTTCGGCTTCTCTGGAATCAATGAGAACAGCGCAATCACCTGTATATGCAAGTACGGATGCAAAAGATGGACAGTCTCGAAATGCAGCTGCTGCTGGTGCCTCTGATATTCCATTAATGGTGGCCAGGGATGATAAAAGTAGCAGTTCTGGTGGTCAGTCACATACTAATAGTCAGTCTTGTTCTGGTGACCGTGCAAAAAGTGGTGGAGCTTTTGGTAAGGAGGATGCACGAAGCTCAACTGCTGGTTCAATTACAGTGAGTAAGATTACAGTTGGTTCTTCAAGGAATCGTAAATCAGTCAATGGATTCCCGGGGACAGCTCTATCAGGGGTACAGAGGGAAGCTGTGTCAAGTAGAAGTTCTGTGAACAGAAATCCTACAGAAAAGGTattacagtccactttgacgtgcGAAAAGGCATTTGATGAGCCCCTGGTTGAGAACACTACTCAAAAACTTATTGTCAAGATTCCAAATCGAGTAAACAGCCCTGTGCAAAGTGCCAGCGGGGGATCATTTGAGGACCCTTCGTGCATGAATGGAAGAGCTACTTCTCCTGTGCTTTTGGAGAAGAATTGTCAATTTGATCGTAATTTTAAGGACAAGGATGACGCTAATCGAGCTAATGGTCCTTTCGATGTGAATAATGAGTCATGGCAAAGCAATGATTTCAAGGATGTACTGACCAGTTCTAATGAGGAAGATCCGTCACCTGCTGCTGTTCCAGAGGAGGAGTGCTGTAGGGCTGTTGATGATTGTAAGAAGTTGACAGAAGTGTCTAGGGATGGTTCTTCTCCTTCAGGAAATGAACAAAAATCTGGGAAGCTGAATGATACTTCTTTTAGCTCCATAAATGCTTTGGTTGACAGTTGTGTCAACTACTCAGAAGCGAATGCATCTGTGCCAGCTGGGGATGATGTTGGGATGAATCTGCTTGCAAGTGTGGCTGAAGAGATGTCCAAATCCGAAGTGATTTCACCGTCTAATTCTCCTCAACAAAACAACCTGTCACTGGATAACTCATCTACTGGCcatgtttcaaaattgaaatcGTCAGCTGGAGATAACCTTGCACAAGATGGTAGTCTTAGTCCTGATGGCCCCTGTGATCAGGAGAAGCATTGGCCTAGATTTGCAGATGGAAAAACTGCTTCTTTGTTCTCTCATGGGAATTCCACCAAAGAAGTCAATGGACATTCAAATTCCTCTGATATGGATTGGCATCAAACTGTGGATCCATGTGCAGAAAATGACGGAAAAATGAAGGAAACTGGAGCAACAGCTTCTATTACTGGGCCTTATTTAAGCTCTGTGGAGAAGGCCTTGAAGGGAGAAGGAAGTGGAGAACCTAAGGAGGAAAGTGCAGGTCTTGAGGTGATTATAGATCGCGGTATAGATACTAAACTTGAGGCAAGCAGTTCTTTGTTAATGGAAGAGAAGTTAGATGTGTCAAGTTTGGATTTTAAGCCAGTAGCTGTTGAAGGATCATCATTGTATCAATCTTTAGAAATTGATGGTGACAGAAAAAATGTAGCTGAAGGATTGAGCAGTATTATGCAGACAGAGCAGAAGCCATATTCCATGATGACGAGCTCCGAGGCTGTAAAAGGAGGGGATGAGGAATTGTCTCATCCTTCTGGTTCTGGTCAAGATATGAACGATGCTGAAAAATGTAATGAGGAAAAGACTGAGGAGATGGAAATCAATGCTGGCAGTCATGTCAATAGCTGTCAAAAGCAATCAACTGCGCCGGATGAACATGCTGATTTAAGTTTGGAGCATTGTACTGGAGCTGATGGGGGTTCACCTATTATTGATAATAAGGGTGAGCATTTAAGTGAGAGTGTAGAAGGAAATGATGCGAGTGACCTTCAGGGTGGTCGACCTGCACCTCCCAAGCCAGAAGCAGAACGGGGTGTAGGGTCAAAGGGATCCAAGTTGATTGCTGGTGGAAATAATGAAGCTGAGGAGTGTATGTCTGCCTCTGCAGATGGTTCTTCTCTCTCTGCTACTGGTAGGGTTAATGTAGATGCGAAAGTAGAGTTTGATCTGAATGAAGGCTTTAATCCCGATGATTCAAAATACGGGAACACAAATAACTCACTATCACCTTCATGTTCTGCTTCTATTCCATTGATTAGCCCTTTCCCTTTTGCTGTTTCTTCTGTATCTAGTGGTCTCCCTTCATTGATTACTGTGGCTGCTGCTGCAAAAGGGCCCTTTGTTCCACCAGAGGATTTATTGAGGAGTAAAGGAGAACTTGGTTGGAAAGGATCAGCTGCAACAAGTGCATTTCGGCCAGCTGAACCTAGAAAGGTTTTAGATATGCGATTGGGTTTAACTAGCGTATCTCTTCCAGATCCTACTGTTGGGAGGCCCAATCGCCCTTTACTGGATTTTGACTTGAATGTACCAGATGAAAGAATCATCGAGGATTTAGCATGTCAGTCTTCTGCTCAAGGTACAGGTTCTGTGCAAGGGCTTACAAATAGTTGCGATATGGCTGGTGAACTCATTGGTTCTTGCCCTAGTCGTGCCTCTGGAGGACTTGATCTTGATTTGAATAGAGTCGATGAGGCTGTTGATATGGGGAACAGCTTAACAAGCAGTGGTCATAGAGTGGAATTTACACTTCCGCCAGTCAAATCATCATCAGCTGATTTTCTTAAAGGTGAGGGGAATACCTGCAGGGATTTCGATTTAAATGATGGGCCTGCTGTTGATGAGATGGGTGCTGAACCATCACCATTTAGTCAGCGCGCAAGGAATAGCGTGCCATCACAGCCACCTGCGCCTGTGCTTCGAATGAACAATCATATAGGAAACATTTCAACATGGTTTACTCCATCAAATACTTATCCTGCAGTATCAATTCCACCTATCTTGCCCGAGAGGGAGCAGTCTTTTCCAATGATTGCTCCTGTTGGGCCTCAGAGGATAGTGGCCCCAACTAATAGTAGCACACCATTTAGTCCCGATGTTTACAGGGGACCGGTATTGTCATCTTCTCCAGCGGCTCCCTTCCCTTCTACTCCATTTCAGTATCCTGTCTTCCCTTTCGGGACGAGCTATCCTCTTCCATCAGCCACATTTCCTGGTGGTTCAACAGCACAAGTGGATTCGTCATCTGGTGGGAGGATTTGGTTTCCTATCGTGCATTCACAATTATTAGGGCCTCCTGGCGCAGTCCCATCTAATTACCCAAGGCCTTATGTTGTTACCCTTGCCGATGGCAGCCACTGTAGTGGCGCTGACAGCAGTAGGAAATGGGGAGGTCAGGGTCTAGACCTCAATGCAGGACCTCTGGTCCCAGATATAGAAGGGAGAGAGGATATGACTTCTATTGGGCCAAGGCAACTGTCTGTTGCCAGTTCACAGGCTCTAGTAGAGGAGCATGCACAATTTTATCAGGTAGCAGGTGGTAGTGCTTTAAAGAGGAAGGAGCCAGATGGAGGATGGGAGGGTTACAGGCAGTCATCATGGCGGTAG
- the LOC120015870 gene encoding rac-like GTP-binding protein 3 isoform X2 encodes MSENHDYIPTVFDNFSANVVSEGTTVNLGLWDTAGQEDYNRLRPLSYRGADVFVLAFSLVSRASYENVFKKWIPELQHFAPGAPIVLVGTKLDLREDKHYLADHPGLVPVTTAQGEELRKQIGALYYIECSSKTQQNVKAAFDAAIKVVIKPPQKPKEKKKQPRRGCTLNIFSGRRLLCLK; translated from the exons ATGAGTGAGAATCAT GACTATATACCCACGGTGTTTGATAATTTCAGTGCAAATGTTGTCTCTGAAGGCACCACTGTCAACTTAGGCCTGTGGGACACTGCTG gGCAAGAAGATTATAATAGATTAAGGCCCTTGAGCTACAGAGGGGCAGATGTCTTTGTACTCGCTTTCTCCCTCGTTAGTCGGGCGAGTTATGAGAATGTATTTAAAAAG TGGATCCCTGAACTTCAGCATTTTGCTCCTGGAGCTCCAATAGTACTTGTTGGCACTAAATTGG ATCTTCGAGAAGATAAGCATTATTTGGCTGATCATCCTGGATTGGTACCTGTGACCACCGCACAG GGTGAGGAACTCCGTAAACAGATTGGTGCTTTATATTACATTGAATGCAGCTCAAAAACTCAGCAG AATGTGAAAGCAGCTTTTGATGCTGCAATCAAGGTAGTCATAAAACCGCCACAGAAAccgaaggagaagaagaaacagcCACGGCGAGGATGCACATT AAATATCTTTAGTGGGAGGAGGCTGCTGTGTTTGAAATGA
- the LOC120015870 gene encoding rac-like GTP-binding protein 3 isoform X1, whose translation MASNASRFIKCVTVGDGAVGKTCMLICYTSNKFPTDYIPTVFDNFSANVVSEGTTVNLGLWDTAGQEDYNRLRPLSYRGADVFVLAFSLVSRASYENVFKKWIPELQHFAPGAPIVLVGTKLDLREDKHYLADHPGLVPVTTAQGEELRKQIGALYYIECSSKTQQNVKAAFDAAIKVVIKPPQKPKEKKKQPRRGCTLNIFSGRRLLCLK comes from the exons ATGGCTTCAAATGCTTCAAGGTTCATCAAATGTGTGACAGTGGGAGATGGGGCTGTTGGGAAGACATGTATGCTTATTTGCTATACAAGCAACAAATTCCCTACT GACTATATACCCACGGTGTTTGATAATTTCAGTGCAAATGTTGTCTCTGAAGGCACCACTGTCAACTTAGGCCTGTGGGACACTGCTG gGCAAGAAGATTATAATAGATTAAGGCCCTTGAGCTACAGAGGGGCAGATGTCTTTGTACTCGCTTTCTCCCTCGTTAGTCGGGCGAGTTATGAGAATGTATTTAAAAAG TGGATCCCTGAACTTCAGCATTTTGCTCCTGGAGCTCCAATAGTACTTGTTGGCACTAAATTGG ATCTTCGAGAAGATAAGCATTATTTGGCTGATCATCCTGGATTGGTACCTGTGACCACCGCACAG GGTGAGGAACTCCGTAAACAGATTGGTGCTTTATATTACATTGAATGCAGCTCAAAAACTCAGCAG AATGTGAAAGCAGCTTTTGATGCTGCAATCAAGGTAGTCATAAAACCGCCACAGAAAccgaaggagaagaagaaacagcCACGGCGAGGATGCACATT AAATATCTTTAGTGGGAGGAGGCTGCTGTGTTTGAAATGA
- the LOC120015869 gene encoding RING-H2 finger protein ATL47-like has product MSGINQQKDWFLRYSPPLTPSFSLPSPPYSTDFEKNSSTPSSFSKSSPILILVIIILAVVFFVCGLLHLLVRYFKKTSPFSPIYDSNRYPETSGTHTLQRQLQQLFRLHDSGLDQSFIDALPVFYYRDIVGLKEPFDCPVCLSEFSDQDKLRLLPLCSHAFHIYCIDTWLLSNSTCPLCRGTLIGTSGLPIENPQSNFNISREISNGFVSNGEDEISSGRKLGMIEASSSEAKRVFSVRLGKFRSLNGCENGGETSSCNLDARRCYSMGAFQYVVGDSNLQVALSNGSRCSSIDVEEKKISSRTRGDSFSVSKIWLWSKRSRFPYSSNNANFGIPSHVDVRLPIHNTNHNV; this is encoded by the coding sequence ATGTCTGGAATTAACCAACAGAAGGATTGGTTTTTAAGGTATTCACCTCCTTTAACACCTTCATTCTCACTCCCAAGTCCTCCTTACAGTACTGATTTTGAAAAGAATTCAAGTACACCATCATCTTTTAGCAAAAGCAGTCCAATACTTATTTTGGTTATAATAATTTTGGCTGTAGTCTTCTTTGTTTGTGGGCTTCTTCACTTGCTTGTTAGATACTTCAAAAAGACTTCACCTTTTTCACCAATTTATGATTCTAACAGATACCCAGAGACATCTGGGACTCATACACTTCAAAGACAGCTTCAACAGCTCTTTCGATTACATGATTCTGGCCTTGACCAGTCTTTCATTGATGCTTTACCTGTATTTTACTACAGAGACATAGTGGGCTTGAAGGAGCCATTTGATTGTCCAGTTTGTTTATCTGAATTCTCAGACCAGGATAAGTTGAGATTGCTTCCTCTCTGTAGTCATGCTTTCCACATTTATTGCATTGATACCTGGCTGCTGTCAAATTCCACATGCCCTCTTTGTAGGGGAACCCTAATTGGAACCTCTGGCCTTCCAATTGAAAACCCACAATCCAATTTCAACATTTCAAGGGAAATCTCAAATGGGTTTGTCAGCAATGGAGAGGATGAGATTTCATCTGGTAGAAAATTAGGAATGATTGAAGCAAGTAGTTCTGAAGCAAAGAGGGTCTTTTCAGTGAGACTTGGCAAGTTCAGAAGCTTGAATGGTTGTGAAAATGGTGGGGAGACCAGTAGCTGTAATTTGGATGCTAGAAGATGTTACTCAATGGGGGCATTTCAGTATGTGGTTGGTGATTCTAATCTGCAAGTGGCACTATCAAATGGTAGTAGATGTTCTTCAATTGATGTGGAGGAGAAGAAAATCAGTAGCAGGACAAGAGGTGATAGCTTTTCTGTTTCCAAGATCTGGCTTTGGTCTAAAAGAAGTAGATTCCCATATTCTTCCAACAATGCTAATTTTGGTATTCCCTCTCATGTGGATGTAAGATTGCCAATCCATAACACAAACCATAATGTTTAA